The following proteins are encoded in a genomic region of Streptomyces lunaelactis:
- a CDS encoding carbohydrate ABC transporter permease: MRPRLYPVFKYTVIAVWACFVAGPFFWAMTTSFKDANAVQGGATYLPWIQYQPTATGWRNIFGGAGGIDVIQPFINSAIVTIAASAISLVLGSLAAYALSRYRFKIGFIKNSDIVFFFVSQRIMPPVVLVIPFFYLLQWAGLLDSIAGLVIVTVALLLPIAVWVMVDFFNGIPREIDEMAMLDGCGPLQTFVRAILPNSLPGLTVAAMFCAVFGWNDFFFAFRLTFTEVQTLPQAVVALNSSIPPWWTLSAAALFGVAPLVLLAIWVERYLSKGNLSGAVR, translated from the coding sequence ATGAGGCCGCGCCTTTACCCCGTATTCAAGTACACCGTGATCGCAGTGTGGGCCTGCTTCGTCGCGGGACCGTTCTTCTGGGCCATGACGACCAGTTTCAAGGACGCCAACGCAGTGCAGGGCGGCGCCACATATCTTCCCTGGATCCAGTACCAGCCCACCGCCACCGGCTGGCGCAACATCTTCGGCGGAGCCGGTGGCATCGATGTGATCCAGCCCTTCATCAACAGTGCCATCGTCACCATCGCCGCCTCGGCCATCAGCCTCGTTCTCGGATCCCTGGCCGCCTACGCGTTGTCCCGCTACCGGTTCAAGATCGGCTTCATCAAGAACAGCGACATCGTCTTCTTCTTCGTGTCACAACGGATCATGCCGCCCGTCGTCCTGGTGATCCCTTTCTTCTATCTGCTGCAGTGGGCGGGCCTCCTGGACAGCATCGCGGGACTGGTCATCGTGACGGTCGCCCTGCTGCTGCCGATCGCGGTGTGGGTGATGGTGGACTTCTTCAACGGCATCCCGCGTGAGATCGACGAGATGGCCATGCTCGACGGATGCGGGCCGTTGCAGACCTTCGTGCGGGCGATCCTGCCGAACTCCCTGCCCGGGCTGACCGTGGCCGCGATGTTCTGCGCGGTGTTCGGCTGGAACGACTTCTTCTTCGCCTTCAGGCTGACCTTCACCGAGGTCCAGACTCTGCCCCAGGCGGTCGTCGCCCTCAACTCGTCCATCCCGCCCTGGTGGACCCTGTCCGCGGCTGCCCTGTTCGGTGTGGCGCCGCTGGTCCTGCTCGCCATCTGGGTGGAGCGCTATCTGTCAAAAGGCAACCTGTCGGGAGCAGTCCGATGA
- a CDS encoding carbohydrate ABC transporter permease has product MYGLRRHKSMFLLPGLLTLLLIIIFPLLFTIRVSFSGWNVSSPQMDFIAGANYATMLHDSRFWSSIMRLILLAGGTVLIQYVIGFGMALLVWRDVRGRRFWRVLFLVPMMTTPVVMAAIWQMIFHESLGPLNDLLGMLGLTKVAWLTESGPALVALMTVEVWQWTPFMFLLLLAGLLSLPKEPFMAAAIDGADVWRTFWKVTFPLMAPVSVAAVIIRLIEASKLSDSVYVLTSGGPGSSTETPGYYLYIQGLRDQQTGYSGAMSLTYLVLMIVTLTVVAALLTRALKLKGHS; this is encoded by the coding sequence ATGTACGGCCTGCGCCGGCACAAGAGCATGTTCCTGCTCCCAGGACTGCTCACACTCCTACTGATCATCATCTTCCCCCTTCTGTTCACGATTCGCGTGAGCTTCTCCGGCTGGAACGTCAGCAGCCCTCAGATGGACTTCATCGCAGGGGCCAACTACGCCACGATGCTGCACGACAGCCGCTTCTGGTCGTCGATCATGCGCCTGATCCTGCTGGCCGGCGGCACCGTCCTGATCCAGTACGTCATCGGATTCGGCATGGCCCTGCTCGTCTGGCGCGACGTACGCGGCCGCAGGTTCTGGCGGGTGCTGTTCCTCGTCCCCATGATGACCACTCCCGTCGTGATGGCCGCCATCTGGCAGATGATCTTCCACGAGTCGCTGGGGCCGCTGAACGATCTCCTCGGGATGCTGGGCCTGACCAAGGTTGCCTGGCTCACCGAGTCCGGGCCGGCGCTGGTCGCGCTGATGACCGTCGAGGTCTGGCAGTGGACCCCGTTCATGTTCCTGCTGCTGCTGGCCGGCCTGCTGAGCCTTCCCAAGGAACCGTTCATGGCCGCCGCGATCGACGGCGCCGACGTGTGGCGCACCTTTTGGAAGGTGACCTTCCCGCTCATGGCGCCGGTGTCGGTCGCGGCGGTCATCATCCGGCTGATCGAGGCCTCGAAACTCTCCGACAGCGTCTACGTGCTGACCTCCGGGGGACCGGGCTCCTCCACGGAGACTCCGGGCTACTACCTCTACATCCAGGGGCTGCGGGATCAGCAGACCGGCTACAGCGGGGCGATGTCCCTGACCTACCTGGTCCTGATGATCGTCACGCTCACCGTTGTCGCCGCCTTGCTCACCAGGGCCCTCAAGCTGAAGGGGCACTCATGA